The following DNA comes from Lates calcarifer isolate ASB-BC8 linkage group LG2, TLL_Latcal_v3, whole genome shotgun sequence.
TGTGCAGACATTTTATCAATTAGTGGGAAGTGAAGTCTTGACTCAAGTAATAACACTGAGCAGTCCAGTGACCTCCACAGGAGGCCTGGCGAGATGCTTAACGTGCTGCCGTCATAGTGTGACCTTCAGTGGAAGTGAATTATTAGTCAGAGGTGCTAAACATGAACATAGATCACAGAGAAGCTTGTACAGATTAAAGCAGAATAAGGGCGGCGGGGTGGGCTGCTCACGCTAGCATGTCACATGTAGACATTTTATCGCCCTCAACACCCGGGCCACAGTGACAACCCTGGTCATCTGATGCCCTTGAGAGGAGAAGACACAAAGCTCTGCTCATTGGCTGCAAGTGAGCGCAGCATGGGCCTATGTGCCGTTTGGTGTTTGGCCCGCTCATGCTAATACAAAGTGAACTCAGGCTCACACGGACAGCACCACGACTGCTGCATCTTCAGATAAAAACGACCTTCCCCCCTGACACATTGGGTGCAAACACTTTGCAAACCATGCCTGTGGTTGCCCCCCCACCACACTCCGCCTTTAGATCATGCTGCTGATTTGATCCTTGCAGGCGTATCATCACCAATGTAGATTTGCTTTGAAGAACATCATCTAAGGTTCTTGTTTTTCTATAAGCACTATTTCACTGACTGTGATCAAATGTGGTCTTTTTGTCATTGTATTCATGCTATGTTTGGCCATAGGCCATAGCAGCATGTTTGTTCAACGTTATGTCATGTTGTTGACTCACAATGTCAAGAGGCATTTCAGGAAAATTTAGCAATTTACAAGTGACAATTATGAAGTACACTGAAGCCATAAATATTCCAGTGATGTGGAGTGGAGAGCACTGCCAGCAGCTTACTgtctgccctctgctggaggCATCACACACTGTAGGCTGGCTTGTTTACAGGAGTGAGTTTTAAGGGACAAATGACACAACACTAATTTTAGAAATATCTCAAAGCCTTCCTTATATACTAAGTCAGACTTATGGGTTGAGGATGACTGGAATATATCTTTCACTTCTTAGACTGTTCAGCCTAAATTTCCcattcacaaaacacacctctgctcttcttccaggctttaaagatgaaaacacagtgaaactctgaTGTTTAATAGTAGCTctgcagagagggaggtgagTCCAGGATATGTATGTAAAGGGTTGACAGCTGTATAAGTGGGGGACTGGCAGCGACCCTGCAGCTAGTAGGTTACCCTTAGCAGTCCACATCCCACAAGGCCCTGAAATCCCTCAGAGGAGTGTTGGGCTGACAGGACGCTACATCTGAGGCTCCTAGACATGAGCAGAACAGCTCTTcctgctttttgtccccatggcatcactgctgctgctgctgctccaccttCTGCCGGCTCTATCCTCAGTAGTTAAGAGAACACATGGCAATGCTAAGCTCCAAAGTCTCAGGGGTCCAAATCGGGCAAGGGCCTTATGATGCTCTTACTGAATGAAGAACACTGATTTTCATCATGTGGGGAATTAGCGATGTTAGTTCAAAGCTTTGGTGAAAGGGGAAAAGTCATACAGTTGATTAAAAAGGCATTTGTTTGGAAGCTGGGATGATTTAAATTTGTATGACATCTTGAACattgtgctaaaaaaaaatgtcctccTTTGTTGCAGACAAGAACGAGAAGCTCATTTTGCCCAGAAGAAAGCCGAGAGGGCTACAGTTAGAAGTCATTTCCGGGACAAGTACCGATTACCAAAGGTAAACTAATCCAGCTCTGCTTTTGTATAGAAAAGCAAATACGATACATCCTCAAAAAACAGCATCACTGTCTTTTTAAAGGTTATTCCTGCAGTCTACAGGGATTTGAACCTTTTGTTccaaagttgtttttctgttctcctGTCTTGTTGGCTGTGTCATTACAGATATTCATGCATACGTTTTTCTATTGTGTGTCTGCCAACTTGTGTGTCAACCTCAGAATGAGCTCGACGAGACCCAGATCCAACAGGCGGGGAACGACGTGGAGCTGCCCACAGAGCTGGCCAAGATGATTGCCGAAGACAACCAGGAGGAAGCGCACAAGCAGTCAGTGCTGGGCCAGCTGTCCAACATCCAGAACGTGGACATCGACCAGCTGAAAGACAAAGCCCAGGCCACACTGGAAGACCTCAAAAAGCAGACGGAGAACTGCAGTCTCATGTGATTTGGCCAACTCTGTATCCCAGAGGATTAGAGTTGTACTTGtacaaatatttttcagaggCAGAGCCGCTCTAGAGATAGAAATATTCTTGTTGCTTCAGTGGAATGTCAGTTGGCAGAGCCACATAATAACAGTTTTTCTAGCGGTGCAAAGTTAGACAGACGCCCTGcggaaaagagagaaaggatgagGAAGCTGATATGTTGAAATCTGGGGCTCATATTACTCACtggaaataaaaatagtatCGTTTAGGCAAACTAGTTTGGTGAGTTTTCCTTCAGTTGATCTTCAGATACCGTAGAAGTCATGAATGTCATTCGTATTTTTATTGAAATTAGCTGAGTTGCACTCTGAAAGACTGCGGTTCTTTGGCTCCTCCCATTGATTTTGACCAATGAGATGATTTCTGCATTTAGACCAGTTCCTCCTCTGAGAAAACTTTGTCCAGTGTGTATCAGATCCCTTCATTCCCTGACCTCCCTCGCTCTCTGTACCTCATGTGACCAGTGATAGCACAATATGATCCTGCAGCAGaggtctcaggtgtgtgtgtgtgtgtgtgcagggtctTATTGCttccaaacacacagcagctaaTTTCACTGATGAATATGTGTGTCTTCAACAGGAGAGAACACTCATCAGGAAAATCAGCTGAACACACGTACGCCAGGCTGACACTGGCTCATATGAGGAGGTCATATGTGTGTTATGTTGAATTTATGGAATTTGGTCATTTATTTTaggataaataaaatgaaagagcCATTTGAGGGGCTGTTTATAGTCCACGTATAAAAGCACAAAATCTTGAAATGGGCAATATTCATTTAGAGCAGGAAATGAGGCTGAACTTTGTCGTAAGTAGCTTACTAATGTTGGCACCCTGGTGCCCTGATGAAAACTCCCTGCGAGCTGCATTAGTCTTAGTGTTAATCATTTCCTAAACATATCATTGCAAAGgctttttcagctttttccaTACTTCAGTGTGCCTTGGACGTCCGTACAAGGTTGTCTTCTTTTAAGCTCCAAGATCAGTAAGCTACTTTTTGCAAAACCAGCCactcttgttttctcttgttttgttttgtttttttttaaagtaaacttAAAAGCAACAAATAACTTGTAAGCAGACATATATGATGTCTTACAGGCAGGACCgatttgctgcattttgaaAGCTGTAAGTAACTACAGTAAAGCATGTACAATAACTGTGTTCCCAAATTTAACCTAGCATCAGTATCAGCTACATAGGgagtaaatctgtttttgtgctgcatTCCAGATGTTAAAAAACGACAGCTGCTCAGATGAGTGAAATGTAAATGCTTTAGAAATTGTATGCCAAAGCCTTTGGTGAAAACACTCGAACCAACATAAAGGAAATGGCATAAATATGTCAAACTGTGtaagtgaagtgtgtgtttaaatccAACTACGGAGTCCACATACAAACATTTATGTTGTATAAGATGTAAATGTATCTCCTGTTTGCCTATAACGTCAACATCGGCGGGTCATCGTTCACTCCGTTTTTCATCAGCTTGCTGGGGTCTCATAGTGTTGTCAACTGTcacatgacctttgacctgtccTCCATCTGACTGTGGTGCTGTTTTGTGCTGGtggattttgtgttgtttagACGACGTGATTATGTCAAGTGGtgtctttgtaaaaaaaaaaaaaaaaaacctggtcCTGTGGCTGAGAGTGCTGGTCGCAGCACACGGTCACTGTGAGCTTACTGCGGTatcctgtctctgctgtttcctAGCCAAACGTACATGAAGGCGTGGGCGAATTAAAGGAgggtgttgttgatgttgtgttaCATTCATATACACTACATTTTGCCAGTGTTTGAGTTTATGTAGCAGTGGTGCTGAGGGTGATGTCAGCTTTGATCTCTCATCTGTCCACACTTTGGTTCTTGTTATGGTTCAACtgccaaaaaacaacaaaaagaaaaaaaaaagattataaaagGTTTACTTTTACATATTAATtacttacatattttattttagaggAAATGTGGGCAACAACGTATTGCCTGTTTTCTCTAAAATTTGTGGTAATTTCCTTTTTGCCACGCTACTGCTGAATGAAAACCAAGGCAACATTTagacatttacagtacagtggTTATTGTCATGTGATAGATGAACAGTATATTCGTAACATTTCAATAATatgaagcagaggaaaagtTGCAATAAGTCCTTTTATAATAAAGTTATCTGCCATGTTTGAttataaaacaatattaatgGGTGGAGCAGAAGCCATAAAGCAAACTGTTTGctttgtatgagtgtgtatgactTGAAACAATAAGTAactcagtaataataataataataataataacatacaaatgtaatttttgtgCTGTCACCCTGtgcagttgttttatttttttcaggcAATGGCTGCCAcgacacacacagtttgttcttgttctttggCTGGTTATTTGTTTCATGATATCTCAATCATTATGTCTCTGAAAGTATTTCAGTGAGTTTTGAGTTTTAACTGCAATAAACTGATTTTTAGGATATTGTGCTTTCTTTCTgctttgtgtgattttttttttttttttaattccccAACAGCCTCATCTTGTATTCAGCCATTTATCAGTGTTCATCAGTGGTTGAACACCAGGTGGAGACAAAAATACAGTCAGGCCTACAGAATTATCCAAGAGGAAGCTTCT
Coding sequences within:
- the cplx3b gene encoding complexin-3b, with the protein product MAFMVKHVVGGQLKNLTGGLTEEKTEGEKSEAAAQGMTQEEFEQYQQQLEEEKQEREAHFAQKKAERATVRSHFRDKYRLPKNELDETQIQQAGNDVELPTELAKMIAEDNQEEAHKQSVLGQLSNIQNVDIDQLKDKAQATLEDLKKQTENCSLM